The following proteins are encoded in a genomic region of Maribacter hydrothermalis:
- a CDS encoding SAM hydrolase/SAM-dependent halogenase family protein codes for MAIITLTTDFGLKDHFVAVLKGSIYTELPDAKIVDISHDIMPFNIHECAYVLSNSYKSFPKGTIHIVGVDSEETPDNKHVVALVNGHYFISANTGVIGLITSEMTPEKVVEINLPDSIANSFPVLNVFIQVACHIARGGTLEIVGKPFSGLNDLREFAPRIVEDGKKIIGSVIYIDNYGNVITNIRKNLFDAYRNGRDFKLLARNHKIDKIHNAYNDFIDYSLEKGQRKSAGDLLAIFNSSDYIELAIYKSNLTTVGGASTLLGLDYRDTIMVDFE; via the coding sequence ATGGCAATCATTACCCTAACAACAGATTTCGGATTAAAAGATCACTTTGTAGCCGTATTAAAAGGTTCCATATATACTGAATTACCCGATGCTAAAATTGTTGATATCTCCCATGATATTATGCCGTTTAACATTCATGAATGTGCATATGTTTTATCAAATTCATACAAAAGTTTCCCAAAAGGCACCATACATATCGTAGGCGTAGATTCGGAAGAAACACCAGATAACAAACATGTAGTAGCGCTAGTTAACGGACATTATTTTATTAGTGCAAATACAGGTGTCATTGGACTTATAACTTCTGAAATGACTCCAGAAAAAGTTGTTGAAATAAATTTACCGGATTCTATTGCAAATTCTTTTCCAGTGTTAAACGTATTTATACAAGTAGCTTGCCATATTGCTCGTGGCGGAACTTTAGAAATTGTTGGCAAACCTTTCTCTGGCCTTAATGATTTAAGGGAGTTTGCCCCTAGAATTGTCGAAGATGGCAAGAAAATAATAGGTAGTGTTATTTATATTGACAACTATGGCAATGTCATCACAAATATTCGCAAAAATCTTTTTGACGCCTATAGAAATGGCAGGGATTTTAAGCTTTTAGCAAGAAACCATAAAATTGACAAAATACATAATGCGTACAATGATTTTATCGACTATAGTTTAGAAAAAGGACAGCGAAAAAGCGCTGGCGATTTACTAGCTATTTTCAATTCTTCGGACTATATAGAATTAGCCATTTATAAAAGTAATTTAACCACTGTGGGCGGAGCTTCTACCCTACTAGGACTTGACTATAGAGATACGATTATGGTTGATTTTGAATAA
- a CDS encoding PhoH family protein, with protein MNEIILELTEISPREFFGQQNEHIDLLKKYFPKLKIVARGNKIKAFGDEELLEEFEKRFDLLTQHFIKYNKLDENSIERVLTSSEDDELKSSKNSGETLVHGVSGRLIKAQTANQRRLVDASKTNDMVFAIGPAGTGKTYTGVALAVKALKEKQVKKIILTRPAVEAGENLGFLPGDLKEKLDPYMQPLYDALRDMIPAEKLVHYIENGTIQIAPMAFMRGRTLDNAFVILDEAQNTTHAQMKMFLTRMGRNAKFLITGDPGQIDLPRRTISGLKEALLILQNVEGIEVIYLDDKDVIRHKLVKKVIEAYKTIEHHN; from the coding sequence TTGAACGAGATAATTCTAGAACTTACCGAAATTAGCCCGAGAGAGTTTTTTGGGCAGCAAAATGAGCATATTGATTTATTGAAAAAATATTTTCCTAAGTTGAAAATAGTTGCCCGTGGTAATAAAATAAAAGCCTTTGGTGATGAAGAACTTTTAGAGGAATTCGAAAAACGTTTCGATTTATTGACCCAGCACTTTATAAAGTATAATAAATTAGATGAAAACAGTATTGAAAGGGTGCTGACAAGTTCTGAAGATGATGAACTTAAATCTTCAAAAAACAGTGGAGAAACCTTAGTTCATGGGGTTAGTGGTCGTTTAATTAAAGCACAAACGGCTAATCAAAGAAGGTTGGTAGACGCTTCTAAAACTAATGATATGGTTTTTGCTATTGGACCTGCGGGTACTGGTAAGACCTATACAGGTGTTGCACTTGCCGTAAAAGCTTTGAAAGAAAAACAGGTAAAGAAAATTATTTTAACGAGACCAGCTGTTGAAGCTGGTGAAAATCTAGGTTTTTTACCCGGTGATTTAAAAGAAAAACTTGACCCCTATATGCAACCTTTATATGATGCACTTAGGGATATGATACCTGCAGAGAAATTGGTGCACTATATTGAAAATGGTACCATACAAATTGCACCTATGGCCTTTATGCGTGGTAGAACTTTAGATAACGCTTTTGTTATTTTAGATGAGGCGCAGAATACCACTCATGCACAAATGAAAATGTTTTTAACCAGAATGGGAAGAAACGCTAAATTTCTAATTACGGGAGATCCAGGACAAATAGATTTGCCTAGAAGAACAATTTCAGGATTAAAAGAGGCTTTGTTAATTTTACAGAATGTTGAAGGTATAGAAGTCATTTACCTTGATGATAAAGATGTTATTCGTCACAAACTAGTAAAAAAGGTTATTGAAGCTTATAAAACTATTGAACACCACAATTAA
- a CDS encoding phosphoribosylaminoimidazolesuccinocarboxamide synthase: MSKNTIYETEFNFPGQKNVYKGKVRSVYTLENDMLVMVATDRLSAFDVVMPKGIPYKGQILNQIATQMMASTADVVPNWLTATPDPNVAVGVACEPFKIEMVIRGYLSGHAAREYKKGNRMLCGVTMPEAMKENDKFPSPIITPATKAEMGDHDEDISKADILSKGIVSAEDYALLEKYTYALFQRGTEIAADRGLILVDTKYEFGKTKEGKIVLIDEIHTPDSSRYFYSDGYQERQDANEPQKQLSKEFVRQWLIANDFQGLEGQTVPEMTDEFIETVSERYIELYEHITGEPFLKADTTYIHDRINRNVLSYLESL; encoded by the coding sequence ATGTCAAAGAATACTATTTACGAAACTGAATTTAATTTTCCAGGTCAAAAGAATGTCTATAAGGGCAAAGTGAGATCTGTTTATACTTTAGAGAACGATATGTTAGTTATGGTAGCTACAGATAGATTATCTGCTTTTGATGTGGTGATGCCTAAAGGAATCCCCTATAAAGGACAAATCCTAAATCAGATAGCAACACAAATGATGGCTTCTACTGCCGATGTTGTACCTAATTGGTTAACTGCTACTCCTGATCCTAATGTGGCCGTGGGTGTGGCTTGCGAGCCTTTTAAAATTGAAATGGTTATTCGGGGTTATTTATCTGGTCATGCAGCTAGGGAATATAAAAAAGGAAATAGAATGCTTTGTGGTGTTACTATGCCTGAGGCTATGAAGGAGAATGACAAATTTCCGAGTCCGATAATTACTCCTGCTACAAAAGCAGAAATGGGTGATCATGATGAAGATATTTCTAAAGCGGATATTCTAAGCAAAGGAATTGTTTCTGCAGAAGATTATGCACTATTAGAAAAATACACCTATGCTCTTTTTCAAAGAGGAACAGAAATAGCCGCGGATAGAGGATTGATCTTAGTGGATACTAAATATGAGTTCGGAAAAACTAAGGAAGGCAAAATTGTTTTGATCGATGAAATACATACACCAGATTCTTCAAGATATTTTTATTCTGATGGTTATCAAGAAAGACAAGATGCCAATGAACCTCAAAAACAACTTTCTAAAGAATTTGTGAGGCAGTGGTTAATTGCCAATGACTTTCAAGGTTTGGAGGGGCAAACTGTTCCGGAGATGACCGACGAATTTATTGAAACAGTTTCTGAGCGTTATATAGAATTATACGAACATATAACAGGTGAACCATTCCTAAAGGCTGATACTACATATATTCACGACAGAATTAATAGAAACGTACTAAGTTATTTAGAGAGCCTTTAA
- a CDS encoding 3'-5' exonuclease encodes MGLFKRTPKILPDYWKTYENLFKDAKSKNFNELTFVVLDTETTGFSFEDDRILSIGAVKIKNETISVQEVFEIYLKQEKFNKDTVHVHGLLKNGNRKCISEILALEQFLDYVGNAIIVAHHAGFDIGMLNRALERHGLPKLKNTVLDTGIIYKKTLIKSYLLQPKSNYTLDELAEKFSISRKDRHTALGDAYITAIAFLKIISRLKEKKNFSLKYLLR; translated from the coding sequence ATGGGACTATTTAAAAGAACACCTAAAATTCTACCTGACTATTGGAAAACCTATGAGAACCTTTTCAAGGACGCAAAAAGCAAAAATTTTAACGAATTAACTTTTGTAGTTTTGGATACTGAAACAACAGGCTTTAGTTTTGAAGATGACCGTATACTCTCTATTGGCGCTGTAAAAATCAAAAACGAAACCATTTCAGTTCAAGAGGTTTTTGAAATTTATTTAAAGCAAGAAAAGTTTAATAAAGATACTGTTCATGTTCACGGACTTTTAAAAAATGGAAATCGAAAATGTATCAGTGAAATTTTGGCTCTTGAACAGTTTTTAGACTATGTTGGCAATGCCATTATAGTTGCGCACCATGCAGGATTCGATATAGGTATGTTAAATAGAGCTCTAGAGAGACATGGTTTACCTAAACTTAAAAACACTGTATTGGATACAGGGATTATTTATAAGAAAACACTCATTAAATCTTATTTGTTACAGCCAAAATCAAATTATACATTAGATGAATTAGCAGAGAAATTTTCCATCTCTAGAAAAGATAGACACACTGCATTGGGCGACGCCTACATTACAGCAATCGCCTTTTTAAAAATTATTTCTCGTTTAAAGGAAAAGAAAAACTTCTCCCTTAAATATTTACTTAGATAA
- a CDS encoding DUF294 nucleotidyltransferase-like domain-containing protein, giving the protein MKNLISERVADFIKNFPPFNILDSKSLHALSEEVLIVYKEKNSVIFSVDENQHSHFYLVHKGAVSLTNRSSSNIIDYCDEGDIFGLRPLFANENYKLEARAHEECILYGIPIDIFKPIAKQNDQVTIFLMESFASNTRNPYAKNQKGQLYDNEVEEKVTKEVVLPDLQLASYSKKLVSCSTRTTIKKAADIMSKKKIGSLLVTSKDLPVGIITDKDFRNKVISGEQPITASVKSIMTTPVITYPKNLTITQAQMAMMKSNISHLVITEDGTPNSPALGILSKHDVMVSLGDNPAVLVKAIKRTSRIKKIKQIRKSVMVLLTGYLEQNIPLGLIAKIISELNDTCIKQVIEISIAKMDTPPPVKFAWLALGSQGRSEQLLHTDQDNALVFEDVPEEDLPKTTTYFLKLSKHITKGLNIIGYEYCPADMMASNPKWCLSLQEWKNKLSYWISNPGPNEVLMSSIFFDYSLAFGERSLLDNMSDHIFKTVEKYPIFLVHLANGALQSPSPTGFFRQFVVEQDGQHKDSFDLKSRALRPLIDAARVLILSHSVKAISNTWERYEKLAELEPNNQELYLACSYATKALLKFRTRQGLANHDSGRFIKLDQLSKQEKMKLKRTFNAIKEIQELITLRFKVTSILG; this is encoded by the coding sequence ATGAAAAACCTTATTTCTGAAAGAGTTGCAGATTTTATTAAAAACTTCCCCCCTTTTAATATTCTTGACTCCAAGTCCTTACATGCTTTATCCGAAGAGGTTCTAATTGTCTATAAAGAAAAGAATAGTGTCATATTTTCGGTTGATGAGAATCAACATTCACACTTTTATTTGGTACATAAGGGAGCTGTTTCCCTTACTAATCGAAGTAGTTCTAATATCATTGACTATTGTGATGAAGGAGATATATTCGGATTACGCCCGCTTTTTGCCAATGAAAATTATAAGTTAGAAGCTAGAGCACATGAAGAATGTATTCTCTACGGAATTCCTATCGATATATTTAAACCTATTGCTAAACAGAATGACCAAGTAACTATTTTCTTGATGGAGAGTTTTGCCTCCAACACCCGTAATCCATATGCAAAAAATCAAAAAGGGCAACTTTATGACAACGAAGTTGAAGAAAAGGTTACAAAAGAAGTGGTACTACCAGATCTGCAATTAGCCAGCTATTCAAAAAAATTGGTTTCTTGTTCTACGAGAACTACCATTAAAAAGGCTGCCGACATCATGTCTAAAAAGAAAATCGGCTCATTATTGGTAACCAGTAAAGATTTACCCGTTGGCATTATTACCGATAAAGATTTCAGAAATAAAGTAATATCGGGTGAGCAGCCGATAACAGCTTCGGTGAAATCTATAATGACCACACCGGTAATTACGTATCCAAAAAATCTGACGATTACCCAAGCTCAAATGGCAATGATGAAAAGCAACATTAGTCATTTAGTCATCACGGAAGACGGTACGCCTAATTCTCCTGCATTAGGTATTTTATCAAAGCACGATGTAATGGTTTCCCTAGGCGACAACCCTGCCGTATTAGTAAAAGCAATTAAACGCACCTCTCGTATTAAGAAAATAAAGCAGATTAGAAAGAGTGTGATGGTACTTTTAACCGGATACTTAGAACAAAACATTCCTTTAGGCTTAATTGCCAAGATAATTTCTGAACTGAATGATACATGTATTAAGCAGGTAATAGAAATTTCCATTGCAAAGATGGATACGCCCCCACCCGTTAAATTTGCATGGCTTGCATTAGGTAGCCAAGGTAGAAGTGAACAACTGTTACACACAGACCAAGATAATGCTTTGGTTTTTGAAGATGTACCTGAAGAAGATTTACCTAAGACCACCACTTATTTTCTTAAGCTTTCCAAACATATAACCAAAGGATTAAATATTATAGGATATGAGTACTGCCCTGCAGACATGATGGCTTCTAACCCAAAATGGTGTTTAAGCTTACAGGAATGGAAAAATAAACTTTCTTATTGGATCAGTAATCCAGGTCCGAACGAGGTTTTAATGTCCTCCATTTTTTTTGATTATAGCTTAGCTTTTGGAGAGCGGAGTTTACTTGACAACATGTCTGACCATATTTTTAAAACCGTTGAGAAATATCCTATTTTTCTAGTTCATTTGGCAAACGGAGCACTTCAAAGTCCGTCACCCACGGGTTTCTTTAGACAATTTGTTGTTGAACAAGATGGGCAACATAAGGATTCATTCGATTTAAAAAGCAGAGCCTTAAGGCCGTTGATAGATGCTGCACGTGTTTTGATATTATCGCATTCCGTTAAGGCAATTAGCAACACTTGGGAACGCTATGAAAAGCTAGCGGAACTTGAGCCCAACAACCAAGAGTTGTATTTGGCTTGCTCCTATGCTACAAAGGCATTATTGAAATTTAGAACGCGACAAGGATTAGCTAATCATGATTCGGGAAGATTTATTAAACTAGATCAATTGAGCAAACAAGAAAAAATGAAATTGAAACGCACTTTTAATGCTATTAAGGAAATTCAAGAATTGATTACACTTCGATTTAAGGTGACTAGTATTTTAGGATAA
- a CDS encoding L-serine ammonia-lyase: MESISVFDMLKIGVGPSSSHTLGPWRAAERWLARLDSRGNLEKVEEVEVHLYGSLSLTGKGHATDYAVMLGLLGADPEQIPIADIDPLITGIKDNNILKLNGKYKIVFDPKKNIVFNRKFLPFHANGIKFQAILKSGRKISKTYYSIGGGFVISEERKNAKRKVDMFNKFPYPIQKGTELLEYCKKEDLKISDIVLENEKSLRSNEEIDYQLNRIWNTMLECMYTGCHTEGTLPGGLNVKRRAFEMHNKLKSDLPYSTPEEWLQSIRQTEVKFRQILQWVSCFALSVNEVNASLGRVVTAPTNGSAGVIPAVLMYYMVIENHAGNFEHVKQFLLVAGEIGSIFKKGATISAAMGGCQAEIGVSSAMAAGALTELLGGSPEQVLMAAEIAMEHHLGLTCDPIGGLVQIPCIERNSMGAIKAINAAELALGSDPSAAKVPLDKVVQTMWETAKDMSSKYKETSEGGLAVGVFLSDC, from the coding sequence ATAGAAAGTATAAGTGTATTCGATATGCTAAAAATAGGTGTGGGCCCTTCTAGCTCCCATACACTTGGTCCTTGGCGTGCTGCTGAAAGATGGTTGGCTCGTCTTGACTCTAGAGGAAATCTTGAAAAGGTAGAAGAAGTAGAAGTTCACCTATACGGTTCCTTATCTTTAACTGGTAAAGGCCATGCCACTGACTATGCGGTTATGCTCGGACTTTTAGGTGCTGATCCCGAACAAATACCAATTGCAGACATTGACCCATTAATAACTGGTATTAAAGACAATAACATATTGAAGCTTAATGGTAAATACAAAATTGTATTTGACCCTAAAAAAAATATTGTATTTAATAGAAAATTTCTACCATTTCATGCTAACGGTATAAAGTTTCAGGCAATACTAAAATCTGGCAGAAAAATTTCTAAAACGTATTATTCTATAGGTGGCGGGTTTGTCATAAGTGAGGAGCGTAAAAATGCCAAACGTAAAGTTGACATGTTTAACAAATTCCCATACCCTATTCAAAAGGGAACCGAATTACTTGAATATTGTAAGAAAGAAGATTTAAAAATCTCGGATATTGTTCTTGAAAATGAAAAATCGTTACGTAGCAATGAAGAAATTGACTACCAACTAAATCGTATTTGGAATACAATGTTAGAATGCATGTATACCGGCTGTCATACCGAAGGCACATTACCTGGAGGCCTCAATGTAAAACGTAGGGCCTTTGAAATGCACAACAAGCTTAAAAGCGACCTTCCCTACTCTACCCCGGAAGAATGGCTACAAAGTATACGACAGACAGAGGTAAAGTTTAGACAAATTTTACAATGGGTAAGCTGCTTTGCACTAAGTGTAAATGAAGTAAACGCCTCATTAGGCCGTGTAGTTACCGCACCTACAAATGGTAGTGCCGGAGTAATACCGGCAGTTTTAATGTATTACATGGTAATAGAAAACCATGCTGGGAATTTTGAACATGTAAAACAGTTTCTATTAGTAGCAGGTGAAATTGGAAGTATCTTTAAAAAAGGAGCTACTATATCAGCAGCAATGGGTGGTTGTCAAGCAGAGATAGGTGTTTCTTCAGCAATGGCGGCAGGTGCACTTACCGAACTACTAGGTGGTTCTCCTGAGCAAGTTTTAATGGCTGCAGAAATTGCTATGGAACATCATTTAGGCTTAACATGTGATCCCATAGGTGGGTTGGTACAGATACCATGCATAGAACGAAACTCCATGGGTGCTATAAAAGCAATTAATGCGGCAGAATTAGCTTTAGGCTCTGACCCATCGGCTGCAAAAGTACCGTTAGATAAGGTGGTACAAACCATGTGGGAAACTGCAAAAGATATGAGTTCTAAGTATAAAGAAACATCAGAAGGTGGTTTAGCGGTTGGCGTATTTTTAAGTGATTGCTAG
- the dnaK gene encoding molecular chaperone DnaK: MSKIIGIDLGTTNSCVSVMEGNEPVVIPNAEGKRTTPSVIAFVEGGEIKVGDPAKRQAVTNPNKTIYSIKRFMGNKYSESSKEAGRVPYKVVKGDNDTPRVDIDDRLYSPQELSAMILQKMKKTAEDYLGQEVTRAVITVPAYFNDAQRQATKEAGEIAGLTVERIINEPTAASLAYGMDKKDTDQKIVVFDFGGGTHDVSILELGDGVFEVLATDGDTHLGGDDVDQKIIDWLAEEFKSEEDMDLRKDSMALQRLREAAEKAKIELSSSAQTEINLPYVTATASGPKHLVRTLTRSKFEQLIADLVKRTIEPCETAMKAAGLSKSDIDEIILVGGSTRIPAVQEAVEKFFGKKPSKGVNPDEVVAVGAAIQGGVLTGDVKDVLLLDVTPLSLGIETMGSVMTKLIESNTTIPTKKSQVFSTAADNQPSVEIHVLQGERPMANDNKTIGRFHLDGIPPAKRGTPQIEVTFDIDANGIIKVSATDKATNKTQDIRIEASSGLTEEEIKKMKAEAEANAESDKKAKETADKLNEADGMIFQTESQLTEFGDKLSDDKKKPIEDALAELKAAYETKDIAVITPALDKINEAWKVASEEMYKAQADAQGGGAPQGEPTANGAASEGDNVEDVDFEEVK; this comes from the coding sequence ATGAGTAAGATTATAGGAATAGATTTGGGTACTACCAACTCCTGTGTTTCAGTAATGGAAGGTAATGAACCAGTAGTAATTCCAAATGCAGAAGGAAAAAGAACAACTCCGTCTGTTATCGCTTTTGTTGAAGGCGGTGAAATTAAAGTTGGTGATCCAGCAAAAAGGCAAGCAGTGACAAACCCTAACAAAACCATTTATTCTATTAAAAGGTTTATGGGCAATAAATATTCAGAATCTAGTAAAGAGGCTGGTAGAGTACCTTACAAAGTAGTTAAAGGTGATAATGATACACCAAGAGTTGATATCGATGACCGTTTGTATTCTCCACAAGAATTGTCAGCAATGATTCTTCAGAAAATGAAGAAGACTGCTGAAGATTATTTGGGTCAAGAAGTAACTCGTGCAGTAATTACTGTACCTGCTTACTTTAATGACGCGCAAAGACAAGCTACGAAAGAAGCTGGTGAAATTGCAGGTTTAACTGTAGAGCGTATTATTAACGAACCTACCGCGGCATCTTTAGCATACGGTATGGATAAAAAAGATACTGATCAAAAAATAGTTGTTTTTGACTTTGGTGGTGGTACGCATGATGTATCTATCCTTGAGTTGGGTGATGGCGTTTTTGAAGTATTGGCTACCGATGGTGACACTCACTTGGGTGGTGATGATGTGGATCAAAAAATTATTGACTGGTTAGCCGAAGAGTTCAAGTCTGAAGAAGATATGGACCTTAGAAAAGATTCAATGGCTCTGCAACGTTTACGTGAGGCAGCTGAAAAAGCTAAAATTGAATTGTCATCTTCCGCACAAACAGAAATTAACTTACCATATGTTACAGCTACTGCTTCTGGACCTAAGCATTTGGTGAGAACATTAACGAGATCAAAGTTTGAGCAATTAATTGCCGATTTGGTAAAAAGAACGATAGAGCCTTGTGAGACTGCTATGAAAGCAGCAGGACTTTCTAAGAGTGATATCGATGAAATTATCTTAGTTGGTGGTTCTACTAGAATACCTGCAGTACAAGAAGCTGTTGAAAAATTCTTTGGTAAGAAACCTTCTAAAGGCGTAAACCCAGATGAGGTAGTCGCTGTTGGTGCCGCAATCCAAGGTGGTGTTTTAACTGGTGATGTAAAAGATGTATTATTATTAGATGTTACCCCGCTTTCATTAGGTATTGAAACTATGGGTAGTGTAATGACTAAATTAATTGAGTCTAATACTACGATACCAACTAAAAAGTCTCAGGTATTCTCTACTGCTGCTGATAACCAACCCTCAGTTGAAATTCACGTATTGCAAGGTGAAAGACCAATGGCAAACGATAACAAAACAATTGGTAGATTCCATTTAGATGGTATTCCACCAGCGAAGAGAGGTACTCCTCAAATCGAGGTTACTTTTGATATTGATGCTAACGGTATTATAAAAGTTTCTGCAACTGATAAGGCTACGAACAAAACTCAGGATATTCGTATCGAAGCTTCTTCTGGTTTAACGGAGGAAGAAATTAAAAAGATGAAAGCTGAAGCAGAAGCAAATGCTGAATCTGATAAAAAAGCAAAAGAAACTGCGGACAAATTGAATGAAGCAGACGGAATGATTTTCCAAACGGAATCTCAGTTAACTGAATTTGGCGATAAATTATCCGATGATAAGAAAAAACCAATTGAAGATGCCTTAGCAGAATTGAAAGCGGCTTATGAAACCAAGGATATCGCAGTAATTACTCCAGCTTTAGATAAAATCAATGAAGCGTGGAAAGTTGCATCCGAAGAAATGTACAAAGCACAAGCTGATGCTCAAGGTGGCGGTGCTCCTCAAGGAGAGCCAACTGCAAACGGTGCTGCTTCAGAAGGTGATAATGTTGAAGACGTAGACTTCGAAGAAGTTAAGTAG
- a CDS encoding alpha/beta hydrolase, producing MENQIKNISYKSTNTYDTLNELNRDTKRVWVVFHGIGFLSRFFLNYFTELPKNENYIIAPQAPSKYYLKNEYKHVGASWLTKENTIQETVNLFNYLDAVLKNENLPDHCKIVFFGFSQGVSIALRYLAYSKLECAKLILYAGGLPKELKKSDFSFLSDRTEIISILGNQDEYLTPDRLVDESKKLKMLFGNKVRQIRFEGGHEVKKEIINQL from the coding sequence ATGGAAAACCAAATAAAAAACATCTCTTATAAATCAACCAACACCTATGATACCTTAAATGAATTGAATCGTGATACTAAACGAGTTTGGGTGGTTTTTCACGGAATAGGTTTTTTAAGTCGGTTTTTCCTTAACTATTTCACCGAGTTACCTAAAAATGAAAATTACATTATTGCCCCTCAAGCCCCATCTAAATACTATTTAAAAAATGAGTACAAGCATGTTGGGGCCAGTTGGTTAACGAAAGAGAATACAATACAGGAAACAGTAAATCTATTTAATTATTTAGATGCTGTTTTAAAAAATGAAAACTTGCCAGATCATTGCAAAATTGTATTCTTTGGTTTTTCTCAAGGTGTTTCTATAGCATTGCGGTACTTAGCTTATTCCAAATTAGAATGTGCAAAATTAATTCTTTACGCCGGTGGATTACCAAAAGAATTGAAAAAGTCGGATTTCAGTTTTTTAAGTGATCGTACAGAAATTATTTCTATACTAGGTAACCAAGATGAATATCTAACGCCTGACAGATTAGTGGATGAAAGTAAAAAATTAAAAATGCTTTTTGGGAATAAAGTTCGTCAAATACGTTTTGAAGGCGGTCACGAAGTAAAAAAAGAGATCATAAATCAATTATAG
- a CDS encoding PaaI family thioesterase: MNDYKEKILKICNETSKNTLMETLDIEYIDVGEDFLLAKMPVTPKVHQPDGVLHGGATAALAESVGSAASYVFLDGSKYFVRGLEITANHVKSVKEGFVYAKAIILHKGRTTQLWEIKITNEDDQLVSLCKLTTITLPKN, translated from the coding sequence ATGAACGACTACAAAGAAAAAATTCTAAAGATTTGTAACGAAACTTCTAAGAATACATTAATGGAGACCTTGGATATTGAGTACATTGATGTAGGAGAGGATTTTTTATTGGCTAAAATGCCGGTTACCCCAAAAGTACATCAGCCAGATGGAGTTTTGCATGGTGGTGCTACTGCGGCATTGGCCGAGAGTGTGGGTAGTGCAGCATCTTATGTATTTTTAGACGGAAGTAAGTATTTTGTTAGAGGATTGGAAATTACGGCAAATCATGTTAAAAGTGTAAAAGAGGGCTTTGTATATGCTAAGGCAATTATTTTACACAAAGGTAGAACTACACAGTTATGGGAAATTAAAATTACCAATGAAGATGATCAATTGGTTTCACTTTGTAAATTAACTACAATTACATTACCTAAAAACTAA